A window of Equus quagga isolate Etosha38 unplaced genomic scaffold, UCLA_HA_Equagga_1.0 146_RagTag, whole genome shotgun sequence contains these coding sequences:
- the LOC124232935 gene encoding GS homeobox 2, producing MSRSFYVDSLIIKDSSRPAPSLPEPHPGPDFFIPLGMPSPLVMSVSGPGCPSRKSGAFCVCPLCVTSHLHSSRGPAGSGGGGAGAGSAGAGGGGAAGGAGALPLLKSQFSSGPGDAQFCPRVSHAHHHHHPPQHHHHHHQPQQPGSAAAAAAAAAAAAAAAALGHPQHHAPVCATTTYNVADPRRFHCLTMGGSDASQVPNGKRMRTAFTSTQLLELEREFSSNMYLSRLRRIEIATYLNLSEKQVKIWFQNRRVKHKKEGKGTQRNSHAGCKCVGSQAHYARSEDEDSLSPASANDDKEISPL from the exons ATGTCGCGCTCCTTCTATGTCGACTCGCTCATCATCAAGGACTCCTCAAGGCCCGCGCCCTCGCTGCCTGAGCCGCACCCTGGGCCAGATTTCTTCATCCCGCTGGGCATGCCGTCCCCATTGGTGATGTCGGTGTCCGGGCCCGGGTGCCCATCCCGCAAGAGCGGCGCGTTCTGCGTTTGCCCGCTCTGCGTCACTTCGCACCTGCACTCTTCTCGTGGGCCGGCGGGCTCTGGCGGCGGGGGCGCAGGGGCCGGGAGTGCAGGGGCCGGAGGTGGCGGGGCGGCTGGGGGCGCCGGGGCCCTGCCCCTGCTCAAGAGTCAGTTCTCTTCGGGTCCTGGGGACGCGCAGTTTTGCCCGCGCGTGAGCCACGcgcaccatcaccaccacccgccgcagcaccaccatcaccaccaccagccccagcagcctggctCGGCCGCTGCCGCAGCGGCtgcggcggcagcggcagcggccgCGGCGGCCTTGGGGCACCCGCAGCACCACGCACCTGTCTGCGCCACCACCACCTACAACGTGGCAGACCCGCGGAGATTCCACTGCCTCACCATGG GGGGCTCGGACGCCAGCCAGGTACCCAACGGCAAGAGGATGAGGACAGCGTTCACCAGCACGCAGCTCCTGGAGCTGGAGCGGGAATTCTCTTCCAACATGTACCTGTCTCGACTCCGGAGGATCGAAATCGCCACGTACCTGAACCTGTCGGAGAAGCAGGTGAAAATCTGGTTTCAGAACCGCCGGGTGAAGCataagaaggaagggaagggcacGCAGAGGAACAGTCACGCGGGCTGCAAGTGTGTCGGCAGCCAGGCGCACTATGCGCGCTCGGAGGATGAGGACTCCTTGTCGCCGGCCTCAGCCAACGATGACAAGGAGATTTCCCCCTTATGA